From the Lactobacillus sp. PV034 genome, the window ACATTTAGGGCTTTTTGTAAAATTGAGACTACTTCTTGAAACTTTGGATAAATGTCAGTTATCTTTTCCATATAATGCCCCTCCTATGCTATACACTATCATTTTATAAATTTCTAAGTTCAGGGGCAAGAAGATAGGACCAAAATATTTAATAATTTAGATATCGTAATAATAATAAATTATTCTCCAAATTTTTCATAAAAATTTGTTGATAACAAGTAATGAACACAATGGAAACAAACAATAGTAAAATTGCACTTAAAAAAGCACTAGCTTTTAGATGAGTTACTTGATAAGTATTGTTCATTGGTTTTATTTCTGTCCTTATTTTTAATATCTTTTTTCTTAGTTTTCTCTTCAATTTTTAGTGGCTTATCTGTCTTAAATCTTAAATTACTTTTTCTTTTATCTTGCTCAATTACCTGAATTTCAAAAAAATCTTCTCCACATTTAAAAGAAGCTCTTTTGATATTAAGCAATAAAGGCATATGTCCTCTTTGATATCCAGTCATTCGGATCATATCATCATATTTTTCTAAGGAATATATCTTAAATTCGGGGCGTTTATTTTTTTCACCTATCTTTTTCTTTAAAATAATTTCCCGTGAATTTGAAGATCCAGTATCTACTTCTACATGCCCTTCTTCTTTTAAAAATTTCTCTAATTGTATGTATGAAAATGCTACTTCATTAATTGGCGCTCTTTTCCTATTAGCATTTTTTAAGCAACCTAGGATTCCTATTAGCATTTCAATGCATAACGCTGTAATTAATAAAGCTAAAATTGCTTCTGCAACAGAGAATCCTAATAACCTTGTATATTTTTTCATCATTTAAATTAATAAATTTTATTATGTATCTCTACTTTAGTTAAATTTGTTGTTTTTTTTATATGATTAGCCAACGCCTGATCAACCTTTGCTTCTATCTTATGTTCTACCTGTTTTTCTTGACCAAGTGTTAAAGCTAACAATCCTACTGTTAAGCAACAAATAATTAAACCAAGACTTGATTCCAGTAATAAAAATCCTTTAACCATCAATCATTCTTCCCCAACTCATTTGAATCTTTATTGTTTCCTGTCTCTTTTTCCCAATTACTGTTATTGTCCGAGGTGAGATAGTACCGTTATTTGAAATATAAACATTAAATAAATTATCAATAGTAATATTTGGATCAATTGGTATCCGATCAGTTTTATCCCCACAATTAATATCTATCTCATGATCATTTTTATAGTAACTTATTCGATAAACTTTTCGATTTAATAATGCCTTTCTCGTAGTATTTTCCACTACACTTTTGACTAAACGTGTTGTATTTCGGAGCTCTATTTTTTCTCTAAAGTCTACTAATTTCAGAGTTGGAATTGTAAAGATTAAACAAAAAATAAACAACACAATACTAGTTTCTAATAAAGTAAACCCTTTACTTCTTTGCTTCAGTAACATGGCCATTTACTATTGTGATCCCTTTTTCATTTGCTTTCTCTAATTGGCGATTAGAAATATATCCTTCTTTATTTAAAGCTTCTAAAGTAATATTTTTATCATCCGCTAGTTCTACTTGAGTTTGTAAAGTAGATCTAAATGCTTCATCAGTTCGATTTTCTGCTCGTTCTTTTTGTTTAGTTAAACTTGGCACGATTAATAAGATTAAAATCGCAATAATCGCAATTACTATTACCATTTCAATTAAGGTAAATCCTTTAACCGTTTCATTCTTTTTTAGTCTGTTCTTTAATCTTTTCATTATTTCTCCTTTTAAATTGTTTGCAACAAGCTGTACATCGGCATTAATATTTTTAGATACATTCCTAAGATACATATTCCGATA encodes:
- a CDS encoding ComGF family competence protein — its product is MMKKYTRLLGFSVAEAILALLITALCIEMLIGILGCLKNANRKRAPINEVAFSYIQLEKFLKEEGHVEVDTGSSNSREIILKKKIGEKNKRPEFKIYSLEKYDDMIRMTGYQRGHMPLLLNIKRASFKCGEDFFEIQVIEQDKRKSNLRFKTDKPLKIEEKTKKKDIKNKDRNKTNEQYLSSNSSKS
- a CDS encoding type II secretion system protein, encoding MVKGFLLLESSLGLIICCLTVGLLALTLGQEKQVEHKIEAKVDQALANHIKKTTNLTKVEIHNKIY
- a CDS encoding prepilin-type N-terminal cleavage/methylation domain-containing protein, with protein sequence MAMLLKQRSKGFTLLETSIVLFIFCLIFTIPTLKLVDFREKIELRNTTRLVKSVVENTTRKALLNRKVYRISYYKNDHEIDINCGDKTDRIPIDPNITIDNLFNVYISNNGTISPRTITVIGKKRQETIKIQMSWGRMIDG
- the comGC gene encoding competence type IV pilus major pilin ComGC produces the protein MKRLKNRLKKNETVKGFTLIEMVIVIAIIAILILLIVPSLTKQKERAENRTDEAFRSTLQTQVELADDKNITLEALNKEGYISNRQLEKANEKGITIVNGHVTEAKK